Proteins from a genomic interval of Poecile atricapillus isolate bPoeAtr1 chromosome 1, bPoeAtr1.hap1, whole genome shotgun sequence:
- the EMC7 gene encoding ER membrane protein complex subunit 7 — MAARAGSLWLLLLWLSAAPLPRGARGSEPVGPAEPSGGAGPGERFKIEGRAVVPGVKPQDWIAGARVLVDGEEHVGFLKTDGSFVVHDVPSGSYVVEVISPAHKFDPVRVDITSKGKMRARYVNYIKPSEVVRLPYPLQMKSSGPPSYFIKRESWGWTDFLMNPMVMMMVLPLLIFVLLPKVVNTSDPDMRREMEQSMNMLNSNHELPDVSEFMTRLFSSKSSSKSGGSSSKAGKSSSGKRR, encoded by the exons ATGGCGGCGCGGGCCGGGagtctgtggctgctgctgctctggctctcGGCGGCGCCGCTGCCCCGCGGCGCCCGCGGGTCGGAGCCCGTCGGGCCGGCGGAGCCGTCGGGCGGCGCGGGCCCCGGGGAGCGGTTTAAGATCGAGGGCCGGGCCGTGGTGCCCGGGGTGAAGCCGCAGGACTGGATCGCGGGGGCCCGGGTGCTGGTGGACGGGGAGGAGCACGTCGGCTTCCTGAA GACAGATGGAAGTTTTGTGGTTCATGATGTACCTTCAGGATCTTACGTAGTGGAAGTTATATCCCCCGCTCATAAATTTGATCCTGTGCGAGTTGACATAACTTCAAAAGGCAAAATGAG AGCAAGATATGTGAATTACATCAAACCCTCTGAAGTTGTCAGGCTGCCATACCCACTTCAGATGAAATCTTCTGGACCACCTTCATACTTTATAAAGAGAGAATCTTGGGGATGGACAGATTTTCTCATGAACCCTATG GTGATGATGATGGTTCTTCCATTACTGATATTTGTGCTTTTGCCTAAAGTTGTCAACACCAGTGATCCTGATATGAGGCGG GAAATGGAGCAGTCAATGAACATGCTGAATTCCAACCATGAGCTGCCAGATGTGTCTGAATTCATGACAAGACTTTTCTCTTCAAAATCTTCCAGCAAGTCTGGTGGTAGCAGCAGTAAAGCAGGGAAAAGTAGTTCTGGAAAAAGGAGGTAG